The Natronoglycomyces albus genome has a segment encoding these proteins:
- the aepX gene encoding phosphoenolpyruvate mutase: MSADLIHPGHMNILAKAAQLGDVTIGLLTDAAIASYKRLPHMTFDQRRAVVENIKGVERVIAQETLDYVPNLKQIRPDYVVHGDDWKTGVQKKTRQRVIDTLAEWGGELVEIPYTEGISSTQLNASVKQIGTTPNVRMARLRRLIDSKPIVRVLETHSGISGLIAETASTQRDGQTVEFDGMWSSSLTDSTSRGKPDIEAVDITSRLNTINEIFEVTTKPLIFDGDTGGKPEHLGFTVRSLERLGVSAIIIEDKEGLKRNSLYGNDVAQTQSSIDDFCHRLKVAKNSQVTRDFMVIARIESLILEQGLDDALERAKAYIEIGGADGIMIHSRQNDPQEVFDFCDAYAKFENRKPLVVVPTSFRQATEEELAARGVNVVIYANHMMRAAYPAMSKVAHTILEAGRALEADPYIANIKDALAIIPENEA; this comes from the coding sequence ATGAGCGCCGACCTCATCCACCCCGGCCACATGAACATTCTCGCCAAGGCCGCACAACTGGGTGATGTCACGATCGGCCTGCTCACTGACGCCGCCATCGCCAGCTACAAACGACTCCCCCACATGACGTTCGACCAGCGCCGCGCCGTAGTCGAAAACATCAAAGGCGTCGAGCGCGTCATCGCACAAGAAACGCTGGACTACGTTCCCAATCTCAAGCAAATTCGGCCCGACTACGTCGTCCACGGCGACGACTGGAAGACCGGTGTCCAGAAGAAAACCCGCCAAAGGGTCATCGACACCCTGGCCGAATGGGGCGGCGAACTAGTCGAAATTCCCTACACCGAGGGCATCTCCTCCACCCAACTCAACGCCTCGGTCAAGCAAATCGGCACGACTCCGAACGTGCGCATGGCGCGGCTACGCCGCCTTATCGACTCCAAACCGATCGTGCGAGTCCTGGAGACCCACTCCGGTATCAGCGGCCTCATCGCCGAAACCGCCAGCACGCAACGCGACGGGCAGACCGTGGAGTTCGACGGCATGTGGTCCTCCTCGCTGACCGACTCGACCTCGCGCGGCAAGCCCGACATCGAAGCGGTCGACATCACCTCGCGTCTAAACACGATCAACGAAATCTTCGAAGTCACCACGAAGCCGCTGATCTTCGACGGTGACACCGGAGGCAAGCCCGAACACCTCGGGTTCACGGTGCGGTCGCTGGAACGCCTCGGCGTCTCGGCGATCATCATCGAGGACAAAGAAGGCCTCAAGCGCAACTCGCTGTACGGCAACGATGTGGCGCAGACCCAATCGAGCATTGACGACTTCTGCCACCGCCTCAAAGTCGCGAAGAACTCCCAAGTCACCCGCGACTTCATGGTGATCGCGCGGATTGAGTCGCTCATCCTCGAACAGGGCCTCGACGACGCGCTAGAGCGCGCGAAGGCATACATCGAGATCGGCGGAGCCGACGGGATCATGATCCACTCGCGGCAAAACGACCCACAAGAAGTCTTCGACTTCTGCGACGCCTACGCCAAGTTCGAAAACCGCAAGCCGCTAGTAGTCGTGCCCACCTCATTCCGGCAAGCCACCGAAGAGGAACTGGCCGCCCGGGGAGTCAACGTCGTCATCTACGCCAACCACATGATGCGGGCCGCCTACCCAGCCATGTCCAAAGTCGCCCACACCATCCTGGAAGCGGGCCGAGCCCTCGAGGCCGACCCGTACATCGCCAACATCAAAGACGCGCTGGCGATCATCCCGGAGAATGAGGCGTAA